Within the Cydia pomonella isolate Wapato2018A chromosome 3, ilCydPomo1, whole genome shotgun sequence genome, the region gtacataataataacttaGAAACTAACACTTGGCGAATGTTATACATATATCCCTACCCACAACAGCAAGAATAGAATTCCAAAGCCAGAAAACAGAGCTGCGACGAGAGACAACAGAAGTTCCTTAAACAAGTCCCGGTTGCCTTTGGAGCTTGTGACTTCGTACACGAAGAACCACGCCGTGAAGAAGATGCCGATGCCCAGTAGAAGCATCGTTAGGTGTGGGAAAATCGCCGGGTTGATAGGCGAGGCATACCGCACCATTGATTCGATTTCCAACTAgaaacaaagtaaaatattgaGTATCATGCTTTAACAATTATTACATATGAGAAAATCGGATAGCGGAAACACTTACAGTCATTTTTATGTGGTTTTTAATTAAGACAAAATACACGAAGCACGAACGAAAATTGACAATCGCCGGCCAAAGGAAACGTCAGCGTTTAGAGCACTTTTCATTATACGCAGTACGCAGGTAATAGAAATACATGAATAGTGATTGTTATTACATTtgaatgttaaatatattttgaaaatataaattaagtaaaatcttatattttgatactgatattttttatattagtcATATTACTCTACATTTAAGGTATCATTAGTAGAATGGGGTCATGCGTACAACATAACGTTACGTGAAAAAAGTGCgttcataaaaaaacatatactgTGGCACACCCAGCTTGTCAGTCGATAATGcggcaaaattttaaaaatgtatgcgCGAAGGGTTGACCTTCCCATAGATATGTCAGATTCAATATGAAGTGAAAGCCAGCTGTCACCGTCACGACTTGCTTTTTATG harbors:
- the LOC133515729 gene encoding transmembrane protein 258, which produces MTLEIESMVRYASPINPAIFPHLTMLLLGIGIFFTAWFFVYEVTSSKGNRDLFKELLLSLVAALFSGFGILFLLLWVGIYV